A region from the Mucilaginibacter sp. CSA2-8R genome encodes:
- a CDS encoding helix-turn-helix domain-containing protein has product MNDYECQPGHKKEIMAVHDAMDVLSGKWKISIISSICFYNQRRFSDILNDVNGISNKMLSKELKELELNKLVVRTVLNTQPVTVTYNLTEYGLTLRTIINNLAAWGTEHRKVITGK; this is encoded by the coding sequence ATGAATGACTACGAATGCCAGCCGGGGCACAAAAAAGAAATAATGGCCGTACATGATGCCATGGATGTATTAAGCGGAAAATGGAAGATCTCTATCATTTCATCCATCTGCTTTTACAACCAAAGGCGGTTTTCTGATATCCTGAACGATGTAAACGGTATATCTAATAAAATGCTTAGTAAAGAGTTGAAGGAATTGGAATTAAATAAACTGGTGGTACGTACAGTACTAAACACACAGCCAGTCACGGTTACCTATAACCTTACGGAGTACGGGCTTACTTTGCGTACTATCATCAATAACCTCGCTGCCTGGGGTACAGAGCATCGCAAAGTTATCACCGGTAAATAA
- a CDS encoding SDR family oxidoreductase has translation MNFINKNVVITGGTTGIGLATAKAFIKAGANVWITGRKADNLQKAADEIDSPNLKTILSDTSKLTDIAVLEKAVADNGQPLDVLFLNAGIATFTPIEQATEADFDAQFNTNVKGHYFTLQKLIPHLANGASVIFTSSTVATAANIGTSVYSATKGALNKIAQIAANELADRKIRVNIVSPGPVRTPALDYVLPPEALPLLAAATSMKRLGDPDEIAQTVLFLASDHASFITGAELVADGGYLTHGLK, from the coding sequence ATGAATTTTATCAACAAAAATGTAGTAATAACAGGCGGAACCACAGGCATCGGACTGGCTACCGCAAAAGCATTTATAAAAGCCGGCGCCAATGTTTGGATTACCGGCCGCAAAGCCGACAACCTGCAAAAAGCGGCAGACGAAATTGATAGCCCCAATTTGAAAACGATACTGTCGGACACCTCAAAGCTAACAGACATTGCTGTTTTAGAAAAGGCAGTTGCTGATAACGGTCAGCCACTGGATGTACTGTTTTTAAACGCAGGCATTGCAACCTTTACGCCTATCGAGCAGGCTACCGAAGCCGATTTTGATGCGCAGTTTAACACCAATGTGAAAGGCCATTACTTTACCTTGCAAAAGCTGATTCCGCATTTGGCGAACGGCGCTTCTGTCATATTCACCTCTTCAACCGTTGCTACAGCAGCCAACATAGGAACCAGCGTATATTCAGCTACCAAAGGTGCCCTGAACAAAATTGCTCAAATTGCTGCCAATGAGCTGGCCGACCGAAAAATCCGCGTAAATATCGTAAGCCCTGGCCCCGTGCGAACCCCTGCATTAGATTATGTATTGCCACCGGAAGCCTTACCGCTTTTAGCAGCCGCAACTTCCATGAAACGCCTGGGCGACCCTGACGAAATAGCTCAGACCGTACTTTTCCTGGCCTCTGACCATGCCAGCTTTATTACCGGAGCCGAACTGGTAGCCGACGGTGGATATTTGACTCACGGATTAAAATAA
- a CDS encoding HAMP domain-containing sensor histidine kinase yields MKIDTPVVSRELERVKALATYNIDYETLQDKFSDLTLLAAHITGTSMSLINLMDADTQWNVSRNGIDLFCINKEDSICQYTIKSDTDFEVTDLRSDYRFSEQNYIKNSSLSYYYGVPLKTKEGFAIGALCVLDDENPVLGRKQKNMLQLLAGEVISRLDELKRIAVLENKIQLLQVERRMLAHDIRGPLGGIKGLAEVAAEEGLSANKNELLHYLELIKDSSQSVMELADEILLNERQKRALPPSDGQTNLLQLKKKIEQLFAPKIKDKDIDFEVYVSELTARQPINKHGLQQILGNLVSNAIKFTPKRGFVTVELNLVGEEQNRLLKIEVKDSGRGMKKDVIDAILENGAISTQGTGGETGYGLGLQLVRQIVAEKKGSFEVTSTLGHGSSFTITLPAW; encoded by the coding sequence ATGAAAATTGATACTCCTGTTGTTTCACGTGAGCTGGAAAGGGTAAAAGCCCTGGCTACTTATAATATTGACTATGAAACTCTTCAGGATAAGTTTTCTGACCTGACGTTGTTAGCTGCCCATATTACAGGGACAAGCATGTCATTAATAAATTTAATGGATGCCGATACGCAATGGAACGTTAGCAGGAACGGTATAGATTTGTTCTGTATCAATAAAGAGGACTCTATATGCCAGTACACCATTAAGTCAGATACTGACTTTGAAGTAACCGACCTGCGATCTGACTATCGGTTTAGTGAGCAAAATTATATAAAAAACAGTTCGCTATCTTATTATTATGGCGTGCCCTTAAAAACTAAGGAAGGTTTTGCCATTGGTGCGCTGTGCGTTTTAGACGACGAAAACCCGGTGCTGGGGCGTAAGCAAAAAAATATGCTGCAACTGCTGGCCGGCGAGGTAATTAGCCGGTTAGACGAACTAAAGCGTATTGCTGTACTCGAAAATAAAATCCAGCTGTTGCAGGTTGAAAGGCGCATGCTGGCTCATGACATACGGGGACCCTTAGGCGGCATAAAGGGTTTGGCCGAGGTGGCTGCCGAAGAAGGCTTAAGCGCCAATAAAAATGAGTTGTTACATTACCTGGAACTTATTAAAGACAGCAGCCAATCTGTAATGGAACTTGCCGATGAGATATTGCTGAACGAGCGACAAAAGAGGGCATTGCCACCTTCAGACGGACAAACCAATTTGCTGCAGCTTAAAAAGAAGATTGAACAACTTTTTGCCCCCAAAATAAAAGACAAAGACATTGATTTTGAAGTATATGTATCGGAGTTAACCGCACGGCAGCCAATTAATAAACACGGCTTGCAGCAAATATTAGGTAACCTGGTCTCTAACGCTATCAAATTTACGCCCAAAAGAGGCTTTGTTACCGTTGAGCTCAACCTTGTGGGCGAAGAGCAAAACCGGCTGCTTAAAATAGAGGTAAAAGATTCGGGGCGTGGCATGAAGAAAGACGTTATAGATGCCATATTGGAGAACGGAGCCATCTCAACCCAAGGTACCGGCGGCGAAACCGGCTACGGTTTAGGTCTGCAGCTGGTACGCCAGATAGTTGCCGAAAAGAAGGGGTCTTTCGAGGTAACATCCACTTTAGGCCATGGAAGCTCTTTTACAATTACCTTACCAGCTTGGTAA
- a CDS encoding VOC family protein codes for MRAINPWINFNGNAEEAFIFYRSVLGGEFTKIVRFKDLQSDEFTISEEDANKLMYISLPVGKNNMLIANDVPGFMGRVAENENRSKIHLAAQSREEAEKIFAGLSAGGAVEGPIGDSPWGTYAGMFRDKYGIEWIIEFDPNH; via the coding sequence ATGAGAGCAATTAACCCTTGGATCAATTTTAACGGCAATGCCGAAGAAGCATTTATTTTTTACCGGTCAGTGTTAGGCGGAGAGTTTACCAAAATTGTTCGTTTCAAAGACTTGCAAAGTGATGAGTTTACGATAAGTGAAGAGGATGCCAACAAGCTTATGTATATCAGTTTACCTGTAGGCAAAAACAATATGCTGATTGCTAATGATGTACCAGGCTTTATGGGCCGCGTAGCTGAAAATGAAAATCGATCGAAAATACACTTAGCTGCCCAAAGCCGTGAGGAAGCCGAAAAAATATTTGCCGGACTATCAGCCGGAGGCGCTGTTGAAGGCCCGATCGGCGATAGCCCCTGGGGTACTTATGCAGGCATGTTTAGAGACAAGTATGGCATTGAGTGGATTATAGAATTTGACCCGAACCATTGA
- a CDS encoding adenylate/guanylate cyclase domain-containing protein — MKNNYLFLSLLLLLLISVPTLVSAQKAGQARIDSLLGVLKTTREDTSKVVLLIRIGNNYKFLQSPNAVTYYLQSVALAEKLRVPRFIFLTNELMRSYSFAQKDYAAAESYVARSQALPDVNLRCQSIIAAGYDYYLAGDHDRAFQYYFKALKMPGISVKSASMVNFYIGSTYFAKSDTTAIRYYKAALAGFTRINDRIFIRRVCQNMGGLYLSVKRDAKTGMRYFQQAVDLSRNLPDDNSSAGLLQSLAIVYQATGDTTRALSYYNEALRTSKRLGDTEGILQVIDRLSMLHFARKDYNQALQECLDALQLSAKSITKKQLENRYNTIAWIYHAKKDYQNALVYLQKMLPTKNFMVLGTMGSIYRDAPDEVLRKAGVDPGQRYPLAQSYLEESLHLIANVKNRDSSAIVYRDTYQELSLLYEKTKDYPKAYAAFNRYVTIKDSMVQAYNNQELVKIVTDSKHFHTEDSLKLQQQKSKAELDRQTLIATQQKQALLLNRQQLTLANKEKDLQRLNFLKTQAFLQLEQGKRKAREQELSAARQAQKLSETTLLLQKSEISAQQTRGRVFMAGIGGLLLLSFFIGKNYLNQRRSNRLLTTANKEISEANTQISIEKQRSENLLLNILPADVAEELKEKGSANARLFDEVTVLFTDFVNFTTVSQQLTPEELVAELHFCFMAFDKIISTFNIEKIKTIGDAYLAVGGLPNADHQHAENIVKAALEIAAFVRERKANLGDKTFNIRIGIHSGSVVAGIVGVKKFAYDIWGDTVNTAARMEQNSVSGKINVSESTYNLVKDTFAFTYRGEIEAKNKGALKMYFVDHVDAQIAETKLMPASAFEYTA, encoded by the coding sequence TTGAAAAATAATTACCTTTTCCTTAGCTTGTTACTCTTGCTGCTTATAAGTGTCCCAACCCTGGTAAGTGCACAAAAAGCCGGGCAGGCACGTATCGACTCCTTGTTGGGAGTGCTTAAAACAACACGTGAAGACACATCCAAGGTGGTGCTTTTAATACGCATCGGGAACAATTATAAATTTCTGCAATCACCAAATGCTGTCACATATTACCTGCAAAGTGTAGCACTTGCCGAAAAATTGCGGGTACCAAGGTTTATTTTTCTTACCAATGAATTAATGCGGTCATATAGCTTCGCACAAAAGGACTATGCGGCCGCTGAAAGCTATGTTGCCCGATCACAAGCCCTGCCTGATGTCAACTTGCGTTGCCAATCTATTATTGCCGCAGGGTATGACTATTACTTGGCGGGCGATCATGATCGCGCATTTCAATACTATTTTAAAGCGCTGAAAATGCCCGGTATATCTGTAAAAAGCGCTTCGATGGTCAATTTTTATATTGGTTCCACCTATTTTGCAAAAAGCGATACAACCGCCATACGTTATTATAAAGCAGCTCTGGCAGGTTTTACTAGAATAAATGACCGCATCTTTATACGGCGGGTTTGCCAAAACATGGGGGGATTGTACCTATCTGTGAAGCGGGATGCCAAAACCGGTATGCGATATTTTCAGCAGGCTGTTGATCTGAGCCGCAATCTGCCTGACGATAATTCGTCGGCGGGTTTACTTCAAAGTCTGGCCATAGTATACCAGGCAACGGGCGATACAACACGCGCCCTTAGTTATTATAATGAAGCCCTGCGAACATCAAAAAGATTAGGCGATACTGAGGGTATACTTCAGGTAATTGACCGGCTCTCCATGCTGCACTTTGCACGTAAAGATTACAATCAGGCTTTACAAGAATGCCTGGATGCCCTGCAGCTATCTGCCAAAAGTATAACTAAAAAACAATTAGAAAACCGGTACAATACCATTGCCTGGATATACCACGCAAAAAAAGATTACCAAAACGCGCTTGTTTATCTGCAAAAAATGCTGCCTACAAAAAACTTTATGGTTTTAGGAACCATGGGCAGTATATACCGCGATGCGCCCGATGAAGTTTTAAGAAAAGCCGGCGTTGACCCAGGTCAGCGTTACCCCCTGGCACAATCTTACCTCGAAGAGTCATTGCACTTAATAGCTAATGTTAAAAACCGGGATTCAAGCGCCATTGTTTACAGGGATACCTATCAGGAACTGAGCCTGCTTTACGAAAAAACAAAAGATTACCCCAAAGCTTACGCCGCCTTTAACCGCTATGTTACTATTAAAGATAGCATGGTACAGGCATACAACAACCAAGAGCTGGTGAAAATTGTTACCGATTCCAAGCACTTCCATACCGAGGATTCGCTGAAGTTGCAACAGCAGAAATCAAAGGCCGAGCTTGACCGGCAAACCCTGATTGCCACACAGCAAAAACAAGCCCTGTTACTTAATCGGCAACAGCTTACCTTGGCCAATAAGGAGAAAGATCTGCAACGGCTCAATTTTTTAAAAACGCAGGCCTTTTTACAATTGGAGCAGGGCAAACGTAAAGCCAGGGAGCAGGAACTAAGTGCCGCCCGGCAGGCTCAAAAGCTAAGCGAAACCACCCTTTTGCTGCAAAAAAGTGAGATAAGCGCCCAGCAGACCCGCGGTCGTGTATTTATGGCCGGTATTGGAGGGCTTTTATTACTCTCTTTTTTTATCGGTAAAAACTATCTAAATCAGCGTAGGTCAAACCGGTTACTAACAACAGCTAATAAAGAAATAAGCGAAGCCAATACACAGATCTCGATAGAGAAACAACGCTCGGAAAATCTGCTGCTTAATATTTTGCCTGCCGACGTGGCTGAAGAGCTTAAAGAGAAAGGAAGCGCAAACGCGCGCCTGTTTGATGAAGTAACGGTACTGTTTACAGACTTTGTAAACTTTACAACGGTTAGCCAGCAGCTCACTCCGGAAGAGTTGGTAGCCGAACTTCACTTTTGCTTTATGGCTTTTGACAAAATTATCTCAACGTTTAATATCGAAAAGATAAAAACTATCGGCGATGCTTACCTGGCAGTAGGCGGCTTGCCAAACGCCGATCATCAGCATGCAGAGAATATAGTAAAAGCTGCATTGGAGATTGCTGCTTTTGTACGCGAGCGCAAAGCAAACTTAGGAGATAAAACATTTAATATTCGCATTGGCATCCATTCGGGCAGTGTAGTAGCCGGTATAGTGGGAGTCAAAAAATTTGCTTATGATATTTGGGGCGATACCGTAAACACGGCAGCCCGAATGGAGCAAAATTCAGTATCCGGGAAAATTAACGTTTCTGAAAGCACCTACAATTTAGTTAAAGATACCTTCGCCTTTACTTACCGCGGCGAAATTGAGGCCAAAAATAAAGGCGCCCTAAAAATGTATTTTGTAGATCATGTTGACGCGCAAATTGCTGAAACCAAGCTGATGCCGGCGTCAGCCTTTGAATATACTGCTTAA
- a CDS encoding acyltransferase — translation MSQLNTFATKPHYPVLDGLRGVAALVVVAFHILEAHASSHVTQIINHGYLAVDFFFLLSGFVIGYAYDDRWQKLTIGGFFKRRLYRLQPMVIMGMIIGAACFYYSDSTLFPFIHTVPVWRVLLVMLIGFTLIPIPVSMDIRGWQEMHPLDGPGWSLFFEYLANIAYALGLRKASKPVLALLTGLAAGVLLHYLLTCKTGDITGGWSVTAEQLRVGFTRVAFPFMGGLLLSRTVKPTDFKNSFLWCSLLLVLVLALPRFGGTQHFWINGLYEALVIISVFPLIVYLGASGDIDGPVTSKVSKFLGDLSYPLYITHYGFIYIYTGWVSNRPGVSFNIALPYALLTFFGSVIVAYLCLKYYDEPIRAWLNRRRA, via the coding sequence ATGTCTCAATTAAACACTTTTGCTACCAAGCCGCATTATCCTGTGCTGGACGGGCTGCGAGGTGTGGCTGCACTGGTGGTAGTTGCTTTTCATATTTTAGAAGCGCATGCCAGCAGCCACGTTACTCAAATCATTAATCATGGTTACCTGGCTGTCGATTTCTTTTTTTTGCTTTCGGGCTTCGTTATAGGCTATGCTTATGATGACCGCTGGCAAAAATTAACCATAGGCGGCTTTTTTAAACGCAGGCTGTACCGGTTGCAGCCTATGGTTATTATGGGTATGATTATCGGTGCAGCCTGTTTTTACTACTCAGATTCTACCCTGTTCCCATTCATCCACACTGTACCCGTTTGGAGAGTGCTATTAGTGATGCTGATTGGTTTTACGCTGATACCTATACCGGTATCAATGGATATACGTGGCTGGCAGGAAATGCATCCCCTTGACGGACCGGGCTGGTCGTTATTTTTTGAATATCTGGCCAATATAGCTTATGCATTGGGCCTCCGTAAGGCATCAAAGCCGGTGCTAGCTTTATTAACAGGCCTGGCAGCAGGCGTACTGCTGCACTACCTGCTTACCTGCAAAACAGGCGATATCACAGGGGGCTGGTCGGTTACAGCTGAACAACTGCGCGTTGGCTTTACCCGTGTGGCATTCCCGTTCATGGGCGGCTTGCTGCTCTCACGCACTGTAAAACCAACGGATTTTAAAAATTCGTTTTTGTGGTGCAGCCTGTTGCTGGTATTGGTATTGGCGCTACCCCGCTTTGGAGGTACACAACATTTTTGGATAAACGGTTTGTATGAAGCATTGGTCATTATTTCCGTGTTTCCGCTTATTGTTTACTTAGGAGCCAGCGGCGATATTGATGGCCCTGTAACATCCAAAGTATCTAAATTTCTGGGTGATCTCTCCTACCCGTTATACATTACGCATTACGGTTTCATTTACATTTACACGGGCTGGGTAAGCAATCGTCCCGGCGTTAGTTTTAATATCGCGCTACCTTACGCCTTGCTCACCTTTTTTGGCTCGGTAATAGTGGCTTATTTGTGCCTAAAATATTATGACGAACCGATACGGGCCTGGTTAAACCGCAGACGTGCTTAG
- a CDS encoding VIT domain-containing protein, translated as MNRPYLLITLLLLFAALGNRAHSQAPQLTVNGQPNSGVKLQALKIDVTVYGNISRTAWQMTFYNSTNRVLEGTLLFPLKNGVSVSRYALDINGHMREGVPVDRGKAAIVFESIERRGVDPGLLEKAEGNAFRTRIYPLNPHSSRTVIIGYEEEIMADSKGYLNFKLPLQLKDTIPQFLLNATVVHSAAAPVPDSGDGNLRFHKQSDTYTATVQKSNYVPGRNISFSVPQPDGNTSVLMQALGNKYYYYVSTALPAQTMAKQLPKKITLFWDASLSGANRNTTQELALLDAYFQKINTVQVTLITFSNALISKESYSVSGGHWPGLKNKLEHITYDGATNYSCLNWQHTDADICILVSDGQQTFGKLPQRWPAKPVYCITSSTIADYSYLSLIARKTAGSVIDLTTIKTSEALNTMMTQPLRFISLKSSANTEENYPAMPNGAGSAFRLAGITRNPNQTLTLQFGYGDKIAIEKVIKLDAANETAEEVNVPKLWAQQKINDLDMTYDVNHDEIESLGKRFGLITRNTSLMVLENVSDYIQYNIEPPAELRESFDAIMKQRASVQERQTRENLTTAKNTQTELKQWYQTDFGRKPLPVVQKSANKRLSRSSRRMVNATANAEISSSAAMLNEVVVIGYETQHKTSVTGSVVTLQGSVPGLSLSAPDKTKDVVAIRGRSTINQQVRVDEPVGNNGIRVKADMLSNTRSSARAVIKLLLQTSQTEYLKIIKGTAKALQYQKYLELKTAQANNPVFYFDVADYFNNTGKREIALRVLSNLAELGLADEELYRMLGYKLKQMGDYDNEVLVLKKVTELRPMDPQSYRDYGLALEDAGQHQQAAEVLYNAMTKSYSPDADNIYRGIQEIFLPEINRILAQHKGSVKIPNMDKTLISAMPVDIRVAMNWNKNNTDIDLWVTDPSGEKCYYSNPRTPAGGRISRDMTNGYGPEQFMLKKAVKGSYKIEINYYGDRQATISGPTTVMAELYTRYGTPQEKKEVIVLQMAKTAKGTVYIGDLNFN; from the coding sequence ATGAACAGACCTTATTTACTAATTACCCTGCTTTTGCTGTTTGCTGCGTTGGGTAACCGGGCGCATAGCCAGGCGCCTCAGCTTACTGTTAACGGGCAGCCCAACAGCGGCGTTAAGCTGCAAGCACTAAAAATTGATGTTACCGTATACGGCAATATCAGCCGTACTGCCTGGCAAATGACATTTTATAACTCCACCAATCGTGTGCTGGAAGGAACACTGCTTTTCCCACTAAAAAATGGTGTTAGCGTGAGCCGGTATGCATTGGATATTAACGGGCATATGCGCGAAGGTGTACCGGTAGACCGTGGTAAAGCCGCTATAGTGTTTGAATCGATTGAACGCCGGGGGGTAGACCCCGGCTTGTTAGAAAAAGCCGAGGGCAATGCTTTTCGTACCCGTATTTACCCGCTAAACCCGCACAGCAGCCGCACGGTTATTATTGGTTACGAAGAAGAAATTATGGCAGATAGTAAGGGCTATCTTAACTTTAAATTGCCACTGCAACTCAAAGATACTATTCCGCAATTTTTGCTCAATGCAACTGTGGTACATAGTGCTGCTGCGCCGGTGCCTGATAGCGGCGACGGCAACCTGCGGTTTCATAAACAGTCTGATACCTACACGGCCACAGTACAAAAAAGCAATTATGTACCAGGCCGCAATATTTCTTTTTCGGTGCCGCAGCCCGATGGCAACACAAGTGTGCTGATGCAGGCCCTTGGCAATAAATATTATTATTACGTGAGCACGGCGTTGCCCGCCCAAACAATGGCAAAGCAGCTGCCTAAAAAAATTACCTTGTTTTGGGATGCTTCATTAAGCGGAGCTAACCGTAATACTACTCAGGAGTTAGCGTTATTGGATGCTTATTTTCAAAAAATTAATACTGTACAGGTTACGCTGATTACTTTCAGCAACGCTTTAATCAGCAAAGAAAGTTACAGCGTAAGCGGCGGCCACTGGCCGGGCCTGAAAAACAAACTGGAACATATCACCTACGACGGTGCTACAAATTACAGCTGCTTAAACTGGCAGCATACCGATGCTGATATATGCATACTTGTGAGCGACGGGCAACAAACCTTTGGAAAACTACCGCAGCGGTGGCCAGCCAAGCCGGTGTATTGCATTACGTCATCAACCATTGCAGATTATAGTTACCTCAGCCTCATTGCCCGCAAAACAGCCGGTAGTGTAATTGATTTGACAACGATTAAGACATCCGAAGCACTCAATACAATGATGACGCAGCCGCTGCGGTTTATCAGTTTAAAGAGTAGCGCCAACACCGAAGAAAATTACCCGGCGATGCCGAATGGTGCTGGTTCGGCATTCAGACTGGCAGGTATTACGCGTAATCCTAATCAAACGCTTACCCTGCAGTTTGGCTATGGCGATAAGATAGCAATTGAAAAAGTGATAAAGCTTGACGCGGCAAACGAAACCGCAGAAGAAGTAAACGTACCTAAACTGTGGGCACAGCAAAAAATTAACGATTTAGACATGACCTACGATGTAAACCACGACGAAATTGAGTCGCTTGGTAAACGTTTTGGGCTGATTACCCGCAACACCTCGCTCATGGTGCTCGAAAACGTGAGTGATTACATACAATACAATATTGAGCCCCCCGCAGAACTCAGAGAAAGCTTTGATGCCATTATGAAGCAACGAGCCTCGGTACAAGAGCGGCAAACGCGCGAAAATCTGACCACAGCTAAAAACACTCAAACGGAACTTAAACAGTGGTATCAGACCGATTTTGGCAGAAAGCCTTTACCAGTTGTTCAAAAGTCCGCAAATAAGAGACTTTCGCGTTCGTCCCGGCGAATGGTAAATGCAACTGCCAACGCAGAAATATCATCATCTGCTGCTATGTTAAACGAAGTAGTTGTAATAGGTTATGAAACGCAACATAAAACATCTGTTACCGGCTCTGTAGTTACCCTTCAGGGCAGTGTGCCCGGTTTAAGTCTTTCTGCACCGGATAAAACCAAAGATGTGGTTGCTATACGTGGCAGGAGTACGATTAATCAACAAGTCAGGGTAGATGAGCCTGTTGGAAACAACGGCATAAGGGTGAAGGCCGACATGCTATCAAATACCCGTTCGTCAGCTCGCGCGGTAATAAAATTGCTGTTGCAAACCAGTCAAACAGAATACCTTAAAATTATAAAAGGTACCGCGAAGGCGCTACAGTACCAAAAGTACCTGGAGTTGAAAACAGCCCAGGCAAATAACCCGGTTTTTTACTTTGATGTAGCCGACTATTTTAACAACACAGGCAAACGGGAAATAGCCTTGCGGGTATTAAGCAACCTGGCAGAACTTGGCCTGGCCGACGAGGAGTTGTATAGGATGCTGGGTTACAAATTAAAACAAATGGGCGATTACGACAACGAAGTACTGGTTTTGAAAAAAGTAACAGAGTTGCGCCCCATGGATCCGCAGAGCTATCGCGATTACGGCTTGGCATTAGAAGATGCCGGTCAGCATCAGCAGGCAGCCGAGGTGTTGTACAACGCCATGACTAAAAGCTACTCGCCGGATGCCGATAATATTTACCGGGGTATCCAGGAAATATTTTTACCTGAAATCAACCGTATTTTGGCACAACACAAAGGCAGTGTTAAAATACCTAATATGGATAAAACACTTATCAGCGCCATGCCGGTAGACATTAGAGTGGCGATGAACTGGAACAAAAATAACACCGACATCGATTTGTGGGTAACCGATCCGTCGGGCGAAAAATGCTATTACTCTAACCCCAGAACACCCGCCGGCGGCCGCATCTCTCGCGACATGACCAACGGTTACGGACCTGAACAGTTTATGCTGAAAAAGGCCGTTAAGGGGTCTTATAAAATCGAAATTAATTATTATGGCGACCGGCAGGCTACCATCAGCGGTCCAACTACGGTGATGGCCGAGCTGTATACACGCTATGGCACGCCGCAGGAGAAAAAAGAGGTTATTGTACTGCAGATGGCTAAAACGGCCAAAGGTACCGTATACATTGGCGACCTTAACTTTAATTAA
- a CDS encoding HipA family kinase codes for MTDHYPSPLRTVNVTRYVTPLREGGSLPAIAEADDDFLYVLKFRGAGQGVKALVAEIIGGELARTLGLRVPELVFANLDTAFGRTEPDEEIQDLLKASTGLNLALHYLQGAITFDAVVTHPDSKLASQIVWLDCLITNVDRTPRNTNMLMWHKELWLIDHGAALYFHHTWHNWREQALRPFAPIKDHVLLPWASELDAVDAEYKSILTNERLKAVVDLIPDEWLLDPSSDETAEQRRHVYYEFLRMRIEASDIFLTEAKNARATLI; via the coding sequence ATGACGGACCACTATCCATCTCCTTTACGAACCGTAAACGTTACCCGCTATGTAACGCCGCTACGTGAGGGAGGCTCACTGCCGGCCATTGCCGAGGCAGACGACGATTTTTTATATGTGCTTAAATTTAGAGGAGCCGGCCAGGGCGTTAAGGCCCTCGTTGCCGAAATCATTGGCGGAGAACTGGCCCGTACACTCGGCTTGAGGGTTCCCGAACTGGTTTTTGCCAACTTGGATACTGCCTTTGGCCGCACCGAGCCCGACGAAGAGATACAGGATTTACTTAAAGCCAGCACCGGCTTAAACCTGGCCCTGCACTATTTGCAGGGCGCTATTACCTTTGATGCCGTGGTTACGCATCCCGACAGCAAACTGGCCTCACAGATTGTTTGGCTGGATTGCCTGATTACCAACGTTGACCGTACCCCACGCAACACCAACATGCTGATGTGGCACAAAGAGTTATGGCTTATTGACCATGGCGCTGCGCTTTACTTTCATCATACCTGGCACAACTGGCGCGAGCAGGCCCTGAGGCCTTTTGCGCCCATCAAAGATCATGTATTGCTGCCCTGGGCCAGCGAGCTGGATGCCGTTGATGCAGAGTATAAAAGCATATTAACCAACGAGCGCCTGAAAGCTGTAGTAGACCTAATTCCGGATGAATGGCTGCTGGATCCGTCGTCGGATGAGACGGCCGAACAACGGCGCCATGTTTATTATGAGTTTTTGAGGATGCGGATTGAAGCGTCGGACATATTTTTAACTGAAGCCAAAAATGCCAGAGCAACACTTATTTGA
- a CDS encoding DUF3037 domain-containing protein has product MPEQHLFEYAVIRVVPRVEREEFMNVGVIIFSQRLKYLKCLYTINAERLTALCQDLCLDDVTANLQSFERICHGGANSGPIGRLDNASRFRWLTATRSTVVQASKVHPGFCVDADATLKRLFEQQVL; this is encoded by the coding sequence ATGCCAGAGCAACACTTATTTGAGTACGCCGTAATACGCGTTGTACCAAGGGTGGAACGCGAAGAATTTATGAACGTTGGTGTAATCATATTTAGTCAGCGGTTAAAATATTTAAAGTGCCTGTACACCATTAACGCCGAAAGACTAACGGCCTTATGTCAGGACCTATGTCTGGACGACGTTACGGCTAATCTGCAATCCTTTGAACGTATTTGCCATGGCGGTGCAAACAGCGGGCCAATTGGCAGGCTGGATAATGCATCACGGTTCCGGTGGTTAACGGCTACCCGCAGCACGGTGGTTCAGGCCTCAAAGGTGCATCCGGGCTTTTGTGTGGATGCCGATGCAACGCTGAAGCGCTTATTTGAGCAGCAGGTATTATAA